The window ATTATCCTCCTCTCACAGATGGGGTGAAGATCTTCTGAGAGCTTCAGTGTGCTGAACAACTTCAGGAATCCAGCACTCAAGTCTTGCCCAAGGTCATGCAGGAAATGTGTGGCAGATCTCAAGTCTCAGTTCAAAGTTGCAGCCTTAAGATCAGTGTGTGTCCATGGTGACTGTTAGTTTTAAGATGGTGGGCCAGGAATTCTGCAGGGATCTGTGTTCTCTTATTTCTCATCCAGCACAGAGATTTACTATCCCAGAATAATTTTTGTGTGGCTGTTCCGGGTTGCATCCTCTGCGTGGATGTGCTATTCCAGATGAAAAGTGAGGGGGAAATCTCTGCTTTGTGAGCAgattaaacatttaaaaaatggtttgtgacgtactttttttttttttttgttattctgtAGCACCACTACAGGATGAGCTCTGTATCCAGTCCCATGTTAGGCCCTTAAGGGCAGGCAGGAATGTTTTCCCTGTGCAAGGAAATGTGTATGCAGCTATTTCTGGGAGATTGCCCCACACCTTCAAGTTTCCTTTTGTGTGCTGTGCTGATGGGCTGGATTTAAACTGCTGCTGTGTCTCCATCACCTGAGACTGCTGTGAGACTCTGCTCTTAtctttatttcactgaaaaccCTTTCTTGTGATGTCTAAGGTGGGAAGGAAGTGGATGCAGCAAATAACTTTAACCAGTAGAACCTGCACCCAACTGGAGTCTAATTCTTCCCTGTCCTTCCTCTCAGTTCTGTTTAGGGCTTCCTTAACAATTGCCAACACAAGAAAGCTTCAGGGTCTTGCCTTCTCCAGGATTGCACTCGGTGAGGTTATTACAACCTGAAGATAAGTCCAGCCCAGTGCTGGGAACACCCCTCTGCTTCCTGCAGGTGTCCCGTGGCTCTGTCCTCGTTAGGAAGACAGGTCCATCCCGCGTCCAAACTGAAATCCACCCTTAATCATAGCTCTTCTGGGCTGCTGCTCTCAGTGCCTCAAGGCTGTCTGGAAGACACAGAGGCACCTCTCTCCTCCTGACAGATGCCCGGGGTTAGTGCTTTGCATGTCCCTCATTTGCTAAACAAAACAGCCCAGAgaccaggatttttttcccctagcaATAAAGGGAAGAAAGTGTGAAGGGGACTGGGGAAGTACAGGATACAGAGCCGGCTCAAAGAGCGGCAAAAACAATCAGCTCTTTCTTCAGCCACAGAGATTAGTTgagattttgctttttgctATCTGTTTCCTTGACTGACTGACCAGAATGTTTGTGATGCAAGGGGAGGCGGTGAGAAAGGGGCTGAACCAGAGTGATCAGAACTGAGGAGGATTTGCATGCTTGGAGAGCAAGGCCAGGTGTGTTTGGAGTTGGTGACAGCCATGGCCTGGTCCTGACGGGTGCTGAGCATCCTTGGGTGCCCGTGGTGCAGATTCAGCAGCTCCAAGGATCAGGGCAGCCCTTTGCCTGCTCTTTGTAGCAGGTCTGCCCATggctggtgctgtgctgggagggaagaaggggcagtggagctctgctgtgtttttccttCAGGCTGTTGGCATCCATAGGCCTCAAGCAATGCCAGGGCTTGGGCATTAGGTGATCTTAAAGTGGCAACTCATTACTTGAGAGGAAGAAACTGTAGTGTCTTAGTGGAAAACACTGCAAGTTAACTCCCTGtcctctccttccttttgtCACCTCCTGTCTCTGGCTTGCTGGTGCCTTTGCCAGTGTTTGCAGCCTTTGCCTGCACAAGGCTGTGTCTCTGGTAGGCTGCCTGTGCCTGTGGGAATGGGTCAGCCTGGatcccctgcactgctctggccacagctgtgctctccagagctctgcagcagcacgcTGCCTGCAGCCTTCCCAGGGTGCTCCTCCCCTCGCTGCCCATCCAGGCAAAGTCGTCCCTGGATCTCCTGGGATGTGCTCCCTGGGCTCCTCACAAGCACCAGGTTAAGTGTTAACAACACCAGTTCTCTCCTGGCACTGCCTCCTCCAGCGTAGCTGCTCTTCAGGAATGTCTGGGCTCAGTAACCCACCCTGGACTCCTGGGGAAATAGCAGACAGGACTGGGGTGATGTGTGCTGTGTTTGGAGGGAGGAGCTGTAGGAGCACACAGGAGAGAAGATCCCAGCTGTCCATTGAAGGTTATTGCTCCTCTGTACCTTGGAAACCAAGGGCAGGAATGAAAATCTAATGGATACAGCAGCTCTTCTTCATCAGGCTCAGAAGAACCAGCAGTCTGGTTTGGTTCTATGAGTGGTCACAGGCACTCTTGCCAATTGATGTGTGCCAGCACTTGACTCCaaatggccaaaactgggaagCTTTACATGAGTCAGACACCCCTGCTGTCCCTAGGGAAGTCTGTGCTGGTGTGCCTGTGTGGTTTGGGGCTGGAGGGTTTTGCTCCTGAGCAGGCCAGATGCTGACAGCCTCTTTGAATATTTCTGTTTGCAGATTAGTGGAGGACAAGGGGAATAACAAACACAGTTTGCATTTTGGGCAGTAATTTTAATAATCTGAAATGACTTTACCTTGAGCAATGCTTGTGCATGTGTGGGTGCTCACaggtgtgtgtggggctggggaccAGTTCCATCACAGGTTATGCACCTTCCCCAGAATGGCTCAGGGAAGGAcagcagggattttgggggggctttggCAGTGTCTGTTGGACACACATTCCGTGCACCTGGTGTGGCCCTCCAACTCTGCAgagctggctctggctctgtggGGCTCTGCACCAATCTGTCTCCAGGATGAAAGTCTCTTTAATGGGAGCCCTTTCCTGCATGTGAATTTCCCTCTTTATTCCCACTCAAACCATAAAGAGCAGTCCTAGACTCTTTCCCTTCTCCGTTtgcaccccatccccactgCCTGTGTCCCCAGAGTCAGGTGTGAGCCGTTCTTTAAATGAGTGTTTTGAACATGAACTACACTGTGTTAGCCCAGTTACTAAGAAGGAACAGATTTATCAGATGAATCCCAGCAGGCCTGTACATGTCACTGTCTGGTATAGTGCAATAAAAATATACAGTAGAATAagtataaatacatatttacagTGTACAAGTAAAGCCAGGAGTACAGACTCTGGGTTTGAGTTTCCAGGTGCATATTAATGACTTACAGCTTAGGCACAGCATAAAAGGGGCAAGAACATTTTAGGTCTTAGGAGAATAACTTGGGATTTACAGCAGAGGGACTGTGGGCAGTTCTCTCCTGGCAATACATGAATTTTCCACTTGGATCATTGTGTCTTTGTCCATGATGGGCACTCCTTCATAAGCCTCTGGAGTGAATGGCCACAGCCTGCTCCCAGGGTAATTCCCACCGGTGTCATTGTGCAAGGCCGTGTGTTCAGGGATGCAGTTAGGAGTGAGCCATGTGCAGCTACAATGCCCAATTAACTGAAAACACTTGTCTATGTTATAATAATGTTATAATAATACTTTGTCCTTCCTGTTAAGAGCTCATGGGACTCCACAAACCTCAGTGAATGGCCCCACTTTTCCACCAGGAGGGGtggaaaaacaaaagccaagTGCAGTGATTTGCCAAAGGTTATAGAGAGCGAATTTGGCAGAGCTTGGAGGGGAACTGGTTCTTTACTTGCTCCAGTGCTTTGCTTCAACCCCCAGACCTGGCAAAAGGAGGAAATACCACTGCTCTCTTTGTATAATACTTGTGAGGTACTCGTATGCTCTGCCAGCATGTACAGGCTCAGTCACTTCCTCCTTGAGGAGAGTGCCTGGCAAGCAGAAATCTGGCCCTTGACATCGATATCCAGGGTCACTCCTGCCCATGCAGTGACTCAGGACAGCTCTAAGCTGGCATGTCCAGCATGCAGGGAAATATTGTGGGACATACCAGCCCCGATTCCAAGAGCAGCCAGACTCTCCCATGGTACCAAGACAAGGGGATTATTAGCTCGTGCCTGGTGCTGTGGTCTGGCTCGTCCTGGACCTGCTTGGGATCTCTGCAGCGTGGTGTGTCTGAGGAATGTATTTAGAGACCCCTGTTATCTGCTAGGGATAGAAGCTGTTTCTTCAGTATTTTCCTCCCACTCCAAGCTAAAAATACAGCACCAGTTAACTTGTCATTTGATCACAGTAAATGCTCTGCTGAAAGAAATGACTTTAAGGTGTCTGTTGGCAGAATTTATGGCCTGGGCAAGTCTCTGCAGAAGGCCTGTCCAGGTTGAACACAGCTGACTGAATGCAATCTATTTGCATGCCCTGGGCTTATCTTCCCAACCATCAGAGCAGAGCATGGTTACAGCACCAGCTTTGTACAGATTGttgctgccaccagcccaggagTCCCCTCCTCCCCACTGGGCAGCCTGATGAACTGGATTCTGCTCCTGGTGTAAAGCCAGAGTAACAGTGACCTTGGAGGAATTCCTCTGGATTTACACTTGAGCAGGTGATGTCAGATCTGGGCTGGTACCTGTTGCAATCAAAAAGTGAAAGCTCCCACAGGTTTCTCTGGGATGTGCAAGGCCCTGTGGTGCCAAACACCAAAGCCGGTCCCCGGGGCAACACGGGACACCATGGGAGCTTTTTGAGCTGGATGGAGGTGCTGTGGACAGTCTTGTTCCCTGGAGCATGAAGTGGGAGCTCCAGCAAAGACCCCTCACTTGAGGCTGTGCTGGGTCTCTCGGTGCCGGCGCAGATCCACCTTGCGCTGGAAGCCCTTGGCACAGAGCTCGCAGCTGAAGGGTTTGAAGCCCGTGTGTTTGCGGCTGTGGGTGATCAGGttggagctctggctgaaggcTTTGCCACACACCTGGCATTTGTGgggcttctctcctgcagggcacagaaaatggtaaaaaaaaccactttaaCAGGTGAATAAAGAGAGGTAGAAATGCATTTTAGCAGAGTTAGGCCTGCTTGGGCATcaggtgctgccagcccagctctcctggtgATGTGTCTGGATTGAGATCCAGCACCAGAGGGTGGGAAGAACCAGGGACAATCCTCTCCAGCTGAGTGACCCATTTCCTGCATCCAGGGCTGGGTAAAACCACAACATGCACCAGAGGCTGGCCAATAACGACCTCCTTGTCAGGCAGATGTGCTTCAGCCTCCTGCTGTCTCACCCCATGTGGAATAATAACTTTGCAGTGCCTCTGGACACTTATCCCCAGTCTAAAACCTCTGTGCTTGGGGACTGTGTATGTACATTGGCATGATGGGCTCTAATTTTGGTTTTCTCATGGAATATTTTGTTTCTCACCTGTGTGGATGTACGTGTGCTTCTTCATGTCTGACTTCTGGTGGAAGCGCTTCCCGCAGTACTGGCAGGGGTAGGGCCGCGTGTCCGAGTGGATCAGCAGGTGAGTGGAGAGGGTGGAGGAACGTTTGAATGTCTTCCCACACATCTTGCACTCAAAGCTTCTTTCCTGTTGGGGAAGGAAAATCATGGGATGTCTAAGGCTGCAAGACATGTGACAGAGCTTGAAGAGTGATGAGAATTGTAGATTTGATAAGCAAATCTCCTTGGCTCGAAGAGTGATAACGCTGGGTGCAGCACAAAGGGAACGCAGGGAGGGTTAATTATGGAAATGGATCACATCTTGTGATCCCAACTCCTGCACCCTTTAGCAGGAGGTGAGGCACAGAAGAGCGAGTAGCAATGATCCTGCCTTCCCTTCCAAGGAATTCTGAAGGGCAGACTGAGATTTGTGAGACCAAGAGCTATGAGCTGTGGTTTTCAGAGCTAGAGCTCCTGTCCTTGTCACTGCGTGCCACAGGAAAGGCATCACGTTTGTAACCTAGGAAGTGTCACTTCCTCTGTAATGGATTAAGCAAGAGCTGAGGTCCAGAGCTGGTTCTCTGGAACCATGCCACCCACCTGGGAGTGGATGTTGgtgtgctgctccaggctcaCAGCATGCCCAAAGGTTTTGCCACACACTTCACAAGCAAAGGGACGGGTCCCGCTGTGAGACCTTCGGACATGGACCTCCAGTCCATGGGGAGTGGAGAACACCTGcaaaacaaaatcccagtggTTTTCTGACATGAGGTGGCTGCATCTCCACCTCTGTTTTCAATTCCTTCTCTTTATTTAATTCTCCCCTCTGTGAGAACTCATGTGAACTGCAGCATTCCCACTGCCTTGTTCTCCTGACTGCAGGCCCCACTCTGAGCCACACACTTTGGTGTGCCCGACTGAAGAATGGGTTTCATGCTTCATGTGTGCCATGGAAATCCCTGCAGGCCCTCCCCACCCCAGAGGTTCTCATCCAACACACACCTTGTTGCACTTCAcgcagtggaaggtgtccatgtCTGAGGAATAATGCAGGCTGTAATCCAGGGGGGGCTCggtgctgggcaggaggtggcTCCCATACAGGCTCACAGGGTGCTCCAGCAGGGCTGACTGCATGCTGGAAGACATCTGCTGGTAGCTGTATGGCATGTGGAAAGCATCCCAGGAAAAACCAGCTTTGTAGAAGGCTGGGGTGCTCGCTGTGTTAGTGCAGTCCTTGATCTGCAGCCCTGGCATGGCCATCTCTGAGTTtgcaaaggagagggagaggtgAGTGTCACACCATTGCCTGAAGTTGGGCACCTGTTAAAAAGTTCCCCATCTTGCCTGACCTCAGGAGTTGCAGTTGGCAACTTCTCCTTGATTCAAATCCTGATTGCCTAGGTAAAGTTCCCATCGTGACTTTGATTTCAATCTGAGGAAATTTTATGGCAAAGAATGCCATGGGAACTTTATGGCTAAGGGAATATTGAGCCCCCTGCTAGCCCTCCTTGATGAGGTGTTTGAACAAGTAGCCTGTGGGCACCTGCCTTGACCCACGTAGCACAGAGCTGCATTAATGTGGGGGAGGTTCATTCATTGGGAATCACAGCACAGTCCTTCATTCTTTCTGGTGCAGACCAGAACTGTAAAGGGAAATACAGAATGCTCCTGATGAGCTCTGCCTCTGGCAAGTTTGACCATTGATGTCAAAATAAGAGCTCTCATTTACTGAAAATCTGGGCCCAGTTTTAGGGGCTCCATAACCAGCTCAGCCCTAACCTCTTTTGCAATTGGGGTTTTGGGTAGCCAACCTTGAGCTGAAGGGCCTGGCAGCATCCTGCTCAGGTACTGGACAGGGACACTGTCTTCTTTCAGTTCAGGTGTGTCCTTTTCTTGTTTTGGAACCACACATCCCAGGTCCTGTTTATTGATGTCCTCTGGTCTCCTGTCTCCTGTGGCTGTAAAGAGCAGTGTCACACTTAGGTCACAGTTACGTCACTCTTGCTGCTACAAGAAGAGTCTGTTTAGGTGAGTTTTGCACTCTGGTGTGAACTCCTGCCTGGACACAGCAGCCCATGCTCAATTCCCTAAGGAAGTGCAGAGTGATGCAATCAGCATTCAAGGTCTGCCCATTGCTGAGGAAGGGAAATTCCAAGCAGGATGAGATAGGcaaggcagaggggcaggatgaGATGACAGGATCCTTGATACCTGATACAGTTAGAGAAAATCAACGCTAGAATTATGTCTGTAAGAATAATTTCCCTATTTAAAACCATTTCTGTTTGTGTGGGTAACTAACAATCACTAACTTATTAACCTCCCCAGCCCTCTCCTGAGAGAGTTGGGTATTGTTAACATGGATTTATGGACAGCCAAGTAGGGAAGCAGAGAGGGGAGGCAAGTCCTTATGCACTGAGCCTTGTCTCCTCCTGCCCACACTCCCATTTATTTCTCCATTCTTCTCCCAGCCTTTAACAACATCAGCCACTCCTCGTTAAACTTTGTAGTAAAAATCTAAAATCACAGAACTAACGTGTATCCTTTCTGCTGGAGATGGGATAGatctgctggaggacagtgttAATCTCTTGTCAAAACCTGCCGCTGCACCAGAGACACAACAAATGGCCAAAGGATGGCGGCAGTaatggaaattaaaatgttacctcctttcttttttatcaAACTTATCTCAGGGCCCGACTCTAATTTGATAGCCAGGGCTAGAACAAAGGGTAAACTGATCCTAAATTTGAATAAAGAAAATTTGAATGGTGCCTGAAGGGAGAAGATAATTACTCTGGCCCTGCCACTGCTTGGATGGCTGtgggagagcaggagcagagggagcacagcagggatgggcagagcTGTGTTGGGTGGTGTTAACACCAGGAAGAGATGGTAACACCCCAAGGTAGAGAAGATGCAGTCAAGAGAGAATGTGGGCAGTGAGCACAGGAAACCAGAGATGGAGGTGGCAGAGTTGGGAGTTTGTAGAACACTGACAACCCAGTGCAAGCTCTTTTCCCAGCTATAAGTGGCCTGATGTTggtcatttttttccc of the Anomalospiza imberbis isolate Cuckoo-Finch-1a 21T00152 chromosome 21, ASM3175350v1, whole genome shotgun sequence genome contains:
- the GFI1B gene encoding zinc finger protein Gfi-1b, whose amino-acid sequence is MPRSFLVKSKKAHTYHQHRCVEDDLPVLTWGPVTSAFTATGDRRPEDINKQDLGCVVPKQEKDTPELKEDSVPVQYLSRMLPGPSAQEMAMPGLQIKDCTNTASTPAFYKAGFSWDAFHMPYSYQQMSSSMQSALLEHPVSLYGSHLLPSTEPPLDYSLHYSSDMDTFHCVKCNKVFSTPHGLEVHVRRSHSGTRPFACEVCGKTFGHAVSLEQHTNIHSQERSFECKMCGKTFKRSSTLSTHLLIHSDTRPYPCQYCGKRFHQKSDMKKHTYIHTGEKPHKCQVCGKAFSQSSNLITHSRKHTGFKPFSCELCAKGFQRKVDLRRHRETQHSLK